In one Thermosipho ferrireducens genomic region, the following are encoded:
- the rnr gene encoding ribonuclease R, which produces MITRKIVEKYLFSKIYTPKILKELYKKFNLRKKDEKSKLRQILNELMSEGKIFRDSRGRFRTVKENLVVGNIEFTRSGTLAFVWTEAGDEIAVPVEKAGNAMHKDKVVVEIIGKWYELPEGRVLRVLERGLNKIVGTFQPRGRFAYIIPDDPKIQYDFYVPVEYFGHAKPGEKVVAQILRYPSATRNPVARVVEVLGFADDPSTDFPTVVVKHDLPVEFPETVLKEAAKIPEKVTPSDLKERKDFRDEIIVTIDGPDARDFDDAVSVKKLSNGNYELGVHIADVSYYVKENSELDKEAFKRGTSVYLIDRVLPMLPFKLSHGVCSLVQGEDRLVMSLIMEIDKNGEVVDFEVTPGVIRSYRRLIYDDVNALFKGDKIAQEKIGELRNFLELMRELKDILRNARRKRGAILDIEGGEVKIVLDEKGRTVDIIPRARGEAEIIIEEFMIKANETIAEIFHHMDIPFVYRVHEQPDPDTILQLKNYLSAIGVNLKLPKKIQPKILQDLLERTEGHPLRSSIERLLVRSMKRAVYSPVNIGHFGLASFAYTHFTSPIRRYPDLVVHRLLRNFLKSKGKFSKKEIKVLNKKLTKIAVQSSKRERVADEAEWDYIALKKIDYISRHIGDVFDVVVTSVTKFGLFVEIIDKYISGLVHISTMDDYYIYDQDRSVLIGSKSGKIYKIGDKLKAKVVNADKTRMQIDFEIVEE; this is translated from the coding sequence ATGATAACGAGAAAAATAGTAGAGAAATATTTATTTTCAAAAATCTATACTCCTAAAATTCTAAAAGAGCTTTACAAGAAATTCAACCTGCGAAAAAAAGATGAAAAATCAAAATTGCGTCAGATACTTAATGAACTTATGAGTGAAGGAAAAATTTTCAGGGATAGTAGAGGAAGATTTAGAACAGTTAAAGAAAATCTCGTTGTTGGGAATATAGAATTTACGAGGAGCGGAACTCTGGCGTTTGTATGGACTGAGGCTGGGGATGAAATAGCCGTTCCTGTGGAAAAAGCAGGTAATGCTATGCATAAAGATAAAGTTGTTGTTGAGATTATTGGAAAATGGTATGAACTTCCAGAAGGTCGGGTTTTAAGGGTTTTAGAGCGTGGTTTAAATAAAATAGTTGGTACTTTTCAACCACGTGGAAGGTTTGCATATATAATACCAGACGACCCAAAAATTCAATACGATTTTTATGTTCCTGTGGAGTATTTTGGGCATGCAAAGCCTGGAGAAAAAGTAGTTGCGCAGATTTTAAGGTATCCTTCTGCTACACGGAACCCGGTGGCCAGAGTTGTGGAAGTGTTGGGCTTTGCTGACGATCCGAGCACAGATTTTCCGACAGTTGTTGTAAAACACGATTTACCAGTGGAATTTCCAGAAACAGTGTTAAAGGAAGCTGCAAAAATTCCTGAAAAGGTAACACCTTCTGATCTGAAGGAAAGAAAAGATTTTAGAGATGAGATTATCGTCACAATAGATGGTCCTGATGCCAGAGATTTTGATGATGCAGTTAGTGTTAAAAAACTTTCTAATGGAAATTATGAACTTGGTGTTCATATTGCAGATGTTTCATATTATGTGAAAGAAAATTCTGAGCTTGATAAAGAGGCTTTCAAACGAGGTACCAGTGTTTATTTGATAGACCGTGTTTTACCGATGCTCCCTTTTAAACTGTCTCATGGTGTGTGTAGTCTTGTACAGGGGGAAGATCGTCTGGTAATGTCGCTTATTATGGAAATAGATAAAAACGGTGAAGTTGTGGATTTTGAGGTAACACCTGGAGTAATAAGAAGTTATAGAAGATTAATTTACGATGATGTCAATGCATTATTCAAGGGGGATAAAATTGCCCAGGAAAAAATAGGTGAATTACGCAATTTCCTTGAATTGATGAGAGAGTTAAAAGACATCTTAAGAAATGCAAGACGAAAAAGGGGAGCCATACTTGATATTGAAGGAGGAGAAGTTAAAATAGTTCTTGATGAGAAAGGACGTACTGTTGATATTATTCCTCGGGCAAGAGGAGAGGCAGAGATTATTATAGAAGAGTTTATGATAAAAGCTAATGAAACAATAGCGGAAATTTTTCATCATATGGACATACCGTTTGTTTATAGAGTTCACGAGCAGCCTGATCCAGACACAATATTACAATTAAAGAATTATCTGTCTGCCATAGGAGTTAATTTGAAACTTCCAAAAAAAATTCAGCCAAAAATCTTACAGGATTTACTCGAAAGAACAGAAGGTCATCCCCTCAGAAGTAGTATAGAGAGACTTCTCGTAAGATCTATGAAAAGAGCAGTATATTCACCGGTAAACATAGGGCATTTTGGTTTGGCTTCGTTTGCTTATACACATTTTACTTCTCCTATAAGAAGGTATCCTGATCTTGTTGTTCACAGATTATTAAGGAACTTTCTAAAAAGCAAAGGGAAGTTTTCTAAAAAAGAGATAAAAGTGCTGAATAAAAAGCTTACAAAGATAGCTGTACAAAGCAGCAAACGGGAAAGAGTAGCAGATGAGGCAGAATGGGATTATATTGCACTTAAAAAAATAGATTATATTTCCAGACACATTGGAGATGTCTTTGATGTTGTTGTAACCTCTGTTACAAAATTTGGACTTTTTGTAGAAATAATAGATAAATATATTTCCGGGCTTGTTCATATTTCTACAATGGATGATTATTATATCTACGATCAGGATAGAAGCGTGCTTATAGGTTCAAAAAGTGGAAAGATATACAAAATAGGAGATAAATTAAAAGCAAAAGTTGTAAATGCAGATAAAACGCGTATGCAAATAGATTTTGAAATAGTAGAAGAATAG